One Gloeothece verrucosa PCC 7822 DNA window includes the following coding sequences:
- a CDS encoding response regulator transcription factor has product MILKSPKNKIMVVDDDAAVRNLISRFFSYNNYETETAADAKTARGLFQKFQPDLVILDVNLPDESGFKLCQEIRKTGVIVLMLTCMTDTNYVLEGFEKGADDYLTKPFDLEILKAKVGALFKRRSLTQPYADTLQNRLIFNELMIDVEKCEVTLNNNPVALTTLEYDLLYFLATHPNRVWDRAELITSVWSDDNEQEKAERKVDVHIGQIRKKIGDLDGKLIKTVRGKGYMFESPALE; this is encoded by the coding sequence ATGATTTTGAAGTCTCCTAAAAACAAAATTATGGTCGTTGATGATGATGCGGCTGTTCGGAATTTAATTTCTCGTTTCTTTAGTTATAACAATTATGAAACGGAAACAGCAGCAGATGCTAAAACAGCCCGGGGACTGTTTCAAAAATTCCAGCCAGATCTGGTAATTTTGGATGTAAATTTACCGGATGAAAGCGGCTTTAAATTATGCCAAGAAATTCGCAAAACCGGAGTAATCGTATTAATGTTAACTTGTATGACGGATACGAATTATGTTTTAGAAGGATTTGAAAAAGGCGCGGATGATTATCTAACTAAGCCATTTGACTTAGAAATTCTCAAGGCTAAAGTAGGAGCATTATTTAAACGAAGATCATTAACCCAACCCTATGCAGATACTTTGCAGAATCGCCTAATTTTTAATGAGTTAATGATTGATGTAGAAAAATGTGAAGTGACGCTGAATAATAACCCTGTTGCTTTAACAACTTTAGAATACGATTTATTATATTTTCTAGCGACTCATCCTAATCGGGTTTGGGACCGTGCAGAACTGATTACATCGGTTTGGAGCGATGATAATGAACAAGAAAAGGCTGAACGGAAGGTAGATGTTCACATAGGGCAGATTCGCAAAAAAATTGGAGACCTTGACGGAAAATTAATTAAAACGGTGCGAGGAAAGGGCTATATGTTTGAGTCGCCTGCGCTAGAATGA
- a CDS encoding phosphatidate cytidylyltransferase, whose translation MPWTRIISAIIAIAFALGIIIIGGWYFTLGICLLVFLAQLEYFRLVRAKGMAPAAKTTLVVSQLLLITATIAPSLTDAVFPLAGALICFYLLFQPKIATIADISTSVLGLFYGGYLPSYWVRLRVGFAQATTPLEIANSNLPLMGYWPPSWTHLKLLPSALTVTFLAFGCIWAADIGAYVMGKWFGRTRLSEISPKKTVEGAIFGIIGSILVAEWGAWYLEWPYWEITGLLLGLLIGIVSLLGDLTESMMKRDAGVKDSGQLIPGHGGILDRTDSYVFTAPLVYYFVTLLLPLLN comes from the coding sequence ATGCCTTGGACTCGTATTATTAGTGCCATTATTGCTATTGCTTTTGCTCTAGGGATAATCATCATCGGAGGATGGTATTTTACCCTCGGCATTTGTCTGTTAGTTTTTCTAGCACAATTAGAGTATTTTCGCCTAGTTAGGGCAAAAGGGATGGCACCGGCTGCCAAGACGACCTTGGTTGTCTCCCAGTTACTTCTAATTACTGCTACGATTGCGCCCTCTTTAACCGATGCAGTATTTCCTTTAGCCGGGGCGCTAATTTGTTTTTATTTACTATTTCAGCCAAAAATAGCGACTATTGCTGATATTTCAACTTCGGTACTAGGTTTGTTTTACGGAGGTTATCTACCGAGTTATTGGGTTAGGTTGCGAGTGGGATTTGCTCAGGCAACGACTCCCTTAGAAATTGCCAATAGTAATTTACCCTTGATGGGTTATTGGCCGCCCTCGTGGACTCATCTTAAATTATTGCCTTCTGCTTTAACCGTAACTTTTCTCGCTTTTGGCTGTATTTGGGCGGCAGATATTGGGGCTTATGTCATGGGTAAATGGTTCGGACGCACCCGGTTGTCGGAAATTAGTCCTAAGAAGACGGTAGAAGGAGCGATTTTTGGCATTATCGGCAGCATTCTGGTAGCAGAATGGGGAGCGTGGTATTTAGAGTGGCCTTACTGGGAAATTACCGGTTTATTATTAGGACTATTGATCGGCATCGTCAGTCTATTAGGAGACTTAACCGAGTCGATGATGAAACGAGATGCAGGAGTTAAGGACTCAGGACAGTTAATTCCAGGTCATGGAGGAATTTTAGACCGTACGGATAGTTATGTTTTTACGGCTCCTTTGGTGTATTATTTTGTGACGTTGTTGTTACCTTTACTGAATTGA
- the lnt gene encoding apolipoprotein N-acyltransferase → MRKIFIAFGSGILMGLTPAPVSAWFLAWVSLAPLWFLLFSLPLRRKDRQEEDIFKRHDFQESFILGFVWGCGYHGLALSWITGVHPMTWMGVPWLASLAIALFCWFFITFWGAILVGVWSMGMTWINLHLKIKWLRVLMGVALWCGLESLWSQGDLWWTSLSYTQSPHNLLILQLGQLSGSSTITASIVAVNGLFAEILLAGLNNKFVNYQKTFALLSLPIAIIFILHLTGFFLYNRPLVKTPNTAIKVGLIQGNIPNQIKLYPQGWKKAIEGYTKGYKALADEKVDIILTPETALPFFWKDIVNFSSFYRAILDKKVPTWLGAFGQQGTSFTNSLFTVTGTGTLFSRYDKVKLVPLGEYIPFEEILGGFINRLSPLDAHLARGKSDQIFDTPFGRAIVGICYESAFSEHFRRQAALGGEFIITASNNAHYSQTMPAQHHAQDVMRAVETDRWAARATNTGYSAIVDPKGRTLWISDINTYEIHSDIIYRQQTKTLYVTWGDWLTKIVVILAITIGLVNGFMIRNH, encoded by the coding sequence ATGAGGAAAATTTTCATCGCTTTCGGGAGCGGTATCTTAATGGGGTTGACTCCGGCTCCTGTGTCTGCTTGGTTTTTGGCTTGGGTTTCTCTTGCTCCTCTTTGGTTTTTGCTTTTTTCGCTTCCACTCCGGCGCAAAGATCGCCAAGAAGAAGATATTTTTAAAAGACATGATTTTCAAGAAAGTTTTATTCTTGGTTTCGTTTGGGGGTGCGGTTATCATGGATTAGCTTTATCTTGGATTACAGGAGTTCATCCGATGACTTGGATGGGAGTGCCTTGGTTGGCTAGTCTTGCTATTGCTCTTTTTTGTTGGTTTTTTATTACTTTTTGGGGAGCGATTTTAGTGGGGGTTTGGTCAATGGGAATGACCTGGATAAATTTACATTTAAAAATTAAATGGTTAAGAGTTTTAATGGGGGTCGCTTTATGGTGCGGCTTAGAAAGTTTATGGAGTCAAGGGGATTTGTGGTGGACTTCTCTATCTTATACTCAAAGTCCTCATAATCTTTTGATTTTACAATTAGGTCAGTTATCGGGAAGTTCCACAATTACCGCTTCAATTGTTGCGGTTAATGGTTTATTTGCTGAAATTTTATTGGCAGGGTTAAATAATAAATTTGTTAATTATCAAAAAACTTTTGCTTTATTAAGTTTACCGATAGCGATCATTTTTATTTTACACCTAACCGGGTTTTTTCTCTATAATCGCCCTCTGGTAAAAACCCCAAATACAGCCATTAAAGTTGGCCTTATTCAAGGCAATATTCCTAATCAAATTAAACTTTATCCTCAAGGATGGAAAAAAGCTATTGAGGGTTATACAAAAGGTTATAAGGCTTTGGCAGATGAAAAAGTTGATATTATCTTAACTCCTGAAACAGCTTTGCCTTTTTTCTGGAAGGATATTGTTAATTTTAGTTCTTTTTATCGAGCTATTTTAGATAAAAAAGTCCCAACATGGTTAGGAGCTTTTGGGCAACAAGGAACCAGTTTTACTAATAGTTTATTTACCGTGACCGGAACAGGAACACTCTTTAGCCGCTATGATAAAGTTAAGTTAGTTCCTTTAGGAGAATATATTCCTTTTGAAGAAATTTTAGGGGGCTTCATCAATCGATTGTCTCCTCTAGATGCTCATTTAGCTAGAGGAAAATCTGACCAAATTTTTGATACTCCTTTTGGTCGTGCCATTGTAGGGATTTGTTATGAGTCAGCTTTTTCTGAGCATTTCCGCCGCCAAGCCGCACTTGGAGGAGAATTTATCATTACGGCTTCTAATAATGCCCATTATAGTCAAACCATGCCCGCTCAACATCATGCTCAAGACGTAATGAGAGCCGTTGAAACCGATCGATGGGCGGCAAGAGCGACTAATACGGGTTATTCGGCGATTGTCGATCCTAAAGGTAGAACGTTATGGATTTCTGACATTAATACTTATGAGATTCATTCAGATATCATTTATCGACAGCAGACAAAAACCTTATATGTGACATGGGGAGATTGGTTGACAAAAATTGTCGTTATTTTGGCAATTACTATAGGATTAGTTAACGGGTTTATGATTAGAAATCATTAA
- a CDS encoding alpha/beta fold hydrolase: MNKYYITCEDSGGSHKMAYTQWGKEDNQNILICVHGLTRNGRDFDFLAQALEKDYCIICPDIVGRGESDWLTEAKDYNLIVYAQDILRLIKHLNATQVDWLGTSMGGLIGMAIASQAESPIRRLIINDVGAFIPEKAMQRIAGYLLKEKPDFPDLVAAEIYIRDTYKPFGNLTDEQWQHLTQYSVKTLPSGGYRLNYDPQISYPYQNIPINSIKAQEFWPWWEKISCPILLLYGQESDLLLPDTITQMKEINPQMSLVTLPYVGHAPALMSDEQIKVIENWLAQTSGV; this comes from the coding sequence ATGAATAAATATTATATTACCTGTGAGGATTCAGGCGGAAGTCATAAAATGGCCTATACCCAATGGGGGAAAGAAGACAATCAAAATATTCTGATTTGTGTACATGGCTTAACCCGAAACGGAAGAGACTTTGACTTTTTAGCTCAAGCATTAGAAAAAGATTATTGTATAATTTGTCCTGATATTGTAGGCAGAGGAGAAAGTGATTGGTTAACCGAGGCAAAAGATTATAATTTAATAGTTTATGCTCAAGATATTTTAAGGTTAATCAAACATTTAAATGCTACCCAAGTAGATTGGTTAGGGACATCGATGGGAGGATTAATTGGCATGGCAATTGCATCTCAAGCAGAGTCTCCTATCCGTCGTTTAATCATTAATGATGTAGGCGCATTTATTCCTGAAAAAGCCATGCAACGAATTGCCGGCTATTTACTCAAAGAAAAACCGGATTTTCCGGATTTAGTGGCGGCTGAAATTTATATCCGAGATACTTATAAACCCTTTGGCAATTTGACGGATGAACAGTGGCAACATTTGACTCAATATAGTGTTAAAACTTTACCTAGCGGCGGTTATCGTTTAAATTACGATCCTCAAATATCTTATCCTTATCAAAATATTCCGATAAATTCTATCAAAGCACAAGAGTTTTGGCCTTGGTGGGAAAAAATTTCTTGTCCAATTTTATTATTATATGGTCAAGAGTCGGATTTATTATTGCCGGATACGATTACTCAAATGAAAGAAATTAATCCCCAGATGAGTCTTGTTACTTTGCCTTATGTTGGTCATGCGCCGGCCTTGATGAGTGATGAACAAATTAAGGTGATTGAGAATTGGTTAGCTCAAACCTCTGGAGTATGA
- the topA gene encoding type I DNA topoisomerase, with the protein MSTLVIVESPTKARTIRNYLPKDYRVEASMGHVRDLPASADEVPPTFKDKDWANLGVNVDHNFEPLYVVPKNKKKVVKELQEALKEADQLILATDEDREGESISWHLMQLLKPKVPIKRMVFHEITREAIQKALKNCRDINDNLVHAQETRRILDRLVGYTLSPLLWKKIAKGLSAGRVQSVAVRLLVERERERRAFKTASYWDLKAILEQDKSKFEAKLITLAAKKLATGADFDPKTGQLFPKRDVVLLNEAQATALKERLKDKTWTVINTEEKPTTRKPAPPFTTSTLQQESNRKMGMGAKETMQIAQKLYEEGYITYMRTDSVHLSDEAIAAARSCVEQMYGTEYLSPQPRQYTTKSKGAQEAHEAIRPAGNEFRIPRETGLSGVALGLYDLIWKRTVASQMAEARLTQITVITQVEDAEFRSSGKQIDFPGFFRAYVEGTDDPEAALEDQEVILPPLKVGDHPSCKQLDALGHETQPPARYTEASLVKTLESEGVGRPSTYASIIGTIVERGYAQMRNKTLVPTFTAFAVVSLLEQHFPDLVNTGFTSKMEQTLDDIASGEAKWLPYLQKFYLGEHGLENQVKLREHEIDPSNAKMVPLENLNATVKIGRFGPYVEVQNGEEVVTASIPTELTPADLDPEKVELLLKQKTEGPEKVGFHPETGEPIYMLIGTYGPYVQLGEVTEENKKPKRGSLPKGVKPEDVTLEMAVNLLSLPRTLGSHPETGAKIQVNLGRFGPYVVHDQGKEGKDYRSLKASDDLFTITLERALELLSEPKKGRGGGRSTTKKPLKELGLHPKDNEPVNIYDGPYGAYVKHGKTNAKMPEGETPDTLTLEKALEALATKTTTKKSTSTSTKKSTSTSTKKTTTTRKKTTKL; encoded by the coding sequence ATGTCAACTCTTGTCATCGTCGAATCTCCTACAAAAGCTCGTACAATTAGAAATTATCTGCCCAAAGACTACCGTGTCGAAGCATCGATGGGTCATGTACGGGACTTGCCGGCTTCAGCAGATGAAGTTCCCCCGACTTTTAAAGACAAAGACTGGGCTAATTTAGGAGTTAATGTTGATCACAATTTTGAACCCCTCTATGTGGTTCCTAAAAACAAAAAGAAAGTCGTCAAAGAACTCCAAGAAGCCCTCAAAGAAGCCGATCAGTTAATTCTAGCCACTGACGAAGACCGCGAAGGAGAAAGTATTAGCTGGCACTTGATGCAACTCCTGAAGCCAAAAGTGCCCATTAAACGGATGGTGTTTCATGAAATTACCCGAGAAGCCATTCAAAAAGCCCTGAAAAATTGTCGTGATATCAATGATAATTTAGTCCACGCCCAAGAAACTCGCCGCATTTTAGACCGACTGGTGGGCTATACCCTCTCTCCCTTACTCTGGAAAAAGATCGCTAAAGGATTATCGGCCGGTAGAGTTCAATCTGTAGCGGTTCGTTTACTGGTAGAACGAGAAAGAGAACGCCGCGCTTTTAAAACAGCCAGCTATTGGGACTTAAAAGCGATTCTTGAACAGGATAAATCCAAGTTTGAAGCTAAATTAATTACCTTAGCCGCCAAAAAACTGGCAACCGGCGCGGACTTTGACCCAAAAACCGGCCAACTTTTCCCTAAACGAGATGTCGTTCTCCTCAATGAAGCCCAAGCAACAGCCTTAAAAGAACGTCTCAAGGATAAAACCTGGACCGTTATCAACACTGAAGAAAAACCCACCACCCGTAAACCGGCACCGCCCTTTACAACCTCCACCCTACAACAAGAATCGAACAGAAAAATGGGTATGGGAGCTAAAGAAACTATGCAAATTGCTCAAAAACTCTACGAAGAAGGCTATATTACTTATATGCGGACAGATTCGGTTCATCTGTCTGATGAGGCCATCGCAGCCGCCAGAAGCTGTGTAGAGCAAATGTACGGCACAGAATACCTCAGCCCTCAACCCCGTCAGTACACCACCAAAAGCAAAGGGGCCCAAGAAGCCCACGAAGCCATCCGCCCGGCCGGCAATGAGTTTCGCATTCCCCGAGAAACCGGCTTAAGCGGCGTAGCTTTAGGCTTATATGACCTAATTTGGAAACGAACAGTGGCCTCTCAGATGGCAGAAGCTAGACTAACTCAAATTACGGTCATCACTCAGGTAGAAGACGCTGAATTTCGTTCATCGGGTAAACAAATTGATTTTCCGGGCTTTTTCCGGGCTTATGTGGAAGGAACAGATGACCCAGAAGCGGCTTTAGAAGACCAAGAAGTGATTCTTCCCCCCTTAAAAGTTGGGGATCATCCTAGTTGTAAGCAATTAGATGCCCTCGGACACGAAACTCAACCCCCCGCCCGCTATACCGAAGCTTCCCTCGTCAAAACTCTCGAAAGTGAAGGGGTAGGCCGCCCCAGTACCTACGCCAGCATTATCGGCACCATTGTAGAACGCGGTTATGCCCAAATGCGAAATAAAACCCTTGTGCCGACTTTTACCGCTTTTGCTGTGGTGAGTCTTCTAGAACAACATTTTCCGGACTTGGTAAATACAGGGTTTACCTCAAAAATGGAACAAACCCTTGATGATATTGCTAGCGGCGAAGCCAAATGGCTACCCTATCTCCAAAAGTTTTACTTAGGAGAACATGGCCTAGAAAACCAAGTCAAACTCAGGGAGCATGAAATCGATCCGAGCAATGCTAAAATGGTTCCCTTAGAAAATCTCAACGCTACCGTCAAAATTGGCCGATTTGGCCCTTATGTAGAAGTCCAAAACGGAGAAGAAGTCGTTACCGCCTCGATCCCCACAGAATTAACCCCTGCTGATCTCGATCCCGAAAAGGTTGAATTGCTTCTCAAACAAAAAACAGAAGGTCCTGAAAAGGTTGGGTTCCATCCTGAAACCGGCGAACCGATCTATATGTTAATTGGGACTTACGGACCTTATGTTCAACTCGGAGAAGTAACCGAAGAAAACAAAAAACCTAAACGCGGTTCTTTACCTAAAGGTGTTAAACCTGAAGATGTGACTTTAGAAATGGCCGTAAATTTGTTATCCCTTCCTCGTACCTTGGGAAGTCATCCAGAAACGGGCGCAAAAATACAAGTTAATCTCGGACGTTTTGGACCTTATGTGGTACATGATCAAGGAAAAGAAGGAAAAGATTATCGTTCCCTTAAAGCGAGTGATGATCTCTTTACGATTACTTTAGAAAGAGCCTTAGAATTATTATCAGAACCTAAAAAAGGACGCGGAGGTGGGCGTAGTACCACGAAAAAGCCGCTTAAAGAATTGGGCCTTCATCCAAAAGATAATGAACCGGTCAATATTTATGATGGTCCCTATGGTGCTTATGTAAAACATGGTAAAACCAATGCCAAAATGCCTGAAGGTGAAACCCCAGACACCCTGACTTTAGAAAAGGCTTTGGAAGCATTAGCCACCAAAACTACTACTAAAAAAAGTACCAGCACAAGCACTAAAAAAAGTACCAGCACAAGCACTAAAAAAACTACGACTACCAGGAAGAAAACCACTAAACTATGA
- a CDS encoding NAD(P)H-quinone oxidoreductase subunit N, translating to MDFSSFVASQLNAGTIWPEGIVIITLMVVLIGDLIFGRSSKGSLPYLAIAGLLASVVALYFQWDNPDPRSFLGAFNGDNLSIVFRSIVALSTAVTILMSVRYVDQSGTSLAEFIAIMLSATLGGMFLCGASELVMIFISLEMLSISSYLMTGYMKRDSRSNEAALKYLLIGASSSGIFLYGVSLLYGLSGGETTLEAITAKITNASGGESLGLAIALVFVIAGIAFKISAVPFHQWTPDVYEGSPTPVVAFLSVGSKAAGFALAIRLLVTAFALVSEQWHFIFTALAILSMVLGNVVALAQTSMKRMLAYSSIGQAGFVMIGLTAGSDAGYSSMIFYLLIYLFMNLGAFICIILFSLRTGTDQISEYSGLYQKDPLLTLGLSICLLSLGGIPPLAGFFGKIYLFWAGWKSGLYGLVLLGLLTSVISIYYYIRVVKMMVVKEPQDMSEAVKNYPEIRWNLPGMRPLQVGLVLTVVATSLAGILSNPLFTLANDSVTSTPILQSAVISTQISQADK from the coding sequence ATGGATTTTTCTAGTTTTGTCGCTTCCCAGCTTAATGCGGGCACAATTTGGCCAGAAGGGATCGTAATTATCACTTTAATGGTGGTTCTCATTGGCGATCTGATTTTCGGGCGCAGTTCTAAAGGATCGTTGCCCTATCTGGCGATCGCCGGACTTTTGGCATCAGTGGTTGCCCTTTATTTTCAGTGGGATAACCCTGATCCTCGGTCTTTTCTAGGGGCTTTTAATGGAGATAATCTCAGTATTGTTTTTCGGTCGATTGTTGCTCTGTCTACTGCTGTAACAATTTTAATGTCGGTACGCTATGTAGATCAATCGGGAACCTCTTTAGCTGAGTTTATCGCCATTATGCTGAGTGCCACTTTAGGGGGAATGTTTCTCTGTGGCGCGTCGGAGTTGGTGATGATTTTCATTTCCCTAGAAATGCTGAGTATCTCTTCTTACCTGATGACTGGGTATATGAAGCGTGACTCTCGTTCTAATGAGGCGGCTTTAAAATACCTGTTAATTGGGGCATCGAGTTCTGGGATTTTTCTTTATGGTGTGTCTTTGTTATACGGGTTATCTGGAGGGGAGACAACCTTAGAGGCGATCACGGCTAAAATTACTAATGCCAGTGGCGGAGAGTCTTTAGGACTGGCTATTGCCTTAGTTTTTGTGATTGCTGGTATTGCCTTTAAAATTTCGGCTGTACCGTTTCACCAGTGGACTCCAGATGTTTATGAAGGTTCTCCGACTCCGGTGGTGGCTTTCTTGTCTGTGGGTTCAAAAGCGGCGGGTTTTGCTTTGGCTATTCGCTTATTAGTGACGGCTTTTGCGTTAGTCAGCGAACAGTGGCATTTTATTTTTACAGCCCTCGCTATTTTGAGTATGGTGTTGGGAAATGTAGTAGCCTTAGCCCAAACCAGTATGAAGCGGATGCTGGCTTATTCCTCCATTGGTCAAGCCGGTTTTGTCATGATTGGGTTAACTGCCGGAAGTGATGCCGGCTACTCTAGCATGATTTTTTATCTGCTGATTTACTTGTTTATGAACTTAGGGGCCTTTATCTGTATCATTCTCTTCTCGCTGCGGACGGGAACCGATCAGATTTCTGAGTATTCGGGATTGTATCAAAAAGACCCCTTACTGACTCTAGGCTTAAGTATTTGTTTGTTGTCGTTAGGGGGGATTCCTCCGTTAGCGGGTTTCTTTGGTAAGATTTACCTGTTCTGGGCAGGTTGGAAATCCGGATTATATGGATTAGTTTTGTTGGGGTTACTCACCAGTGTGATCTCCATTTATTACTACATTCGTGTGGTTAAGATGATGGTGGTTAAAGAACCTCAAGATATGTCCGAGGCAGTGAAAAATTATCCGGAAATTCGTTGGAATTTACCGGGGATGCGTCCTCTTCAAGTGGGTTTGGTTTTAACGGTGGTTGCCACTTCTTTAGCGGGGATTTTATCGAATCCTCTGTTTACTTTGGCGAATGATTCTGTCACCAGTACCCCGATTTTACAGTCAGCCGTAATTAGTACCCAAATTTCTCAAGCTGATAAGTAA
- a CDS encoding antitoxin Xre/MbcA/ParS toxin-binding domain-containing protein, protein MSKDKPNININVSGQTLIGKIIYGGENYSGASLRYSSVVDSTKNTLKKEFIEQLKNEPDLMQNIINSIADEVTASKLEFNYSVDYAGLPAILVLNYAVEVFENSEVAQNWLKRPNKALGEVIPLDLLDTEQGVQQVYELLNRIEYGVYS, encoded by the coding sequence ATGTCAAAAGATAAACCTAACATAAATATAAATGTCAGTGGCCAAACTCTTATAGGAAAAATAATATATGGAGGCGAGAACTACTCAGGAGCATCTTTAAGGTACTCCTCTGTAGTTGATTCAACCAAAAATACTCTAAAAAAAGAGTTTATTGAACAGCTAAAAAATGAACCTGACTTAATGCAAAATATCATTAATAGTATTGCAGATGAAGTAACTGCTTCAAAATTAGAGTTTAACTATTCTGTTGATTATGCCGGTCTTCCTGCTATTTTAGTCCTCAATTATGCTGTAGAAGTCTTTGAAAATAGTGAAGTGGCGCAAAACTGGTTGAAAAGACCAAATAAAGCTTTAGGAGAAGTTATTCCCTTAGATTTATTAGATACAGAACAAGGGGTACAGCAAGTTTATGAATTACTAAATCGAATCGAATACGGAGTCTATAGTTGA
- a CDS encoding RES family NAD+ phosphorylase → MSTTVWRISKQKYAATAFSGIGAKLVGGRWNSKGSSIVYTSATLSLAALETFVHMAIEDAGNLFVAIKADIPDDVSIKLVAEQTLPSNWRDIPAPKILASLGDDWFTSQETAVLKVPSVIIPVEYNYLLNPLHPDFAKITIYPEELFILDPRMWK, encoded by the coding sequence TTGAGTACAACGGTTTGGCGTATTTCTAAACAAAAATATGCAGCCACAGCTTTTAGTGGAATAGGAGCTAAATTAGTTGGTGGACGCTGGAACTCTAAAGGATCTAGTATCGTATATACTTCTGCTACTCTGTCATTAGCAGCACTTGAAACTTTCGTTCACATGGCGATAGAAGACGCGGGTAATCTTTTTGTTGCTATTAAAGCTGATATTCCAGATGATGTATCTATTAAATTAGTTGCTGAACAAACCTTGCCTTCAAATTGGCGTGATATTCCTGCCCCAAAAATTTTAGCATCTCTTGGTGATGATTGGTTTACCTCACAAGAAACAGCCGTTCTCAAAGTTCCTTCAGTAATTATCCCTGTTGAATATAATTATTTACTAAATCCCTTACATCCAGACTTTGCCAAAATTACAATTTATCCTGAAGAACTTTTTATTTTAGACCCGCGTATGTGGAAATAA
- a CDS encoding DNA adenine methylase has translation MSKKNSSIIKSPLRYPGGKSRAIQTIIQYLPEKFSEYREPFIGGGSVFIYLKQKYPDLKYWINDLNPELFIFWKIAQSDLKTLIEKIRQVKAISTEGKKLFVELTTINPETLSELERAARFFILNRITFSGTVESGGYSEQSFHKRFTDSSIERLEKLETILKDVKITNLDYSDLLLTPGKNVFSFLDPPYFYATPSRLYGKDGNLHTSFDHSRFAHTVKQCQHQWLITYDNSPEITKNFADFNLFEWELQYGMNNYKQEKAAKGKELMISNYLVKPNQTLKSVEQLNLNLFY, from the coding sequence ATGTCTAAAAAAAATTCATCTATTATAAAAAGTCCTCTTCGTTATCCTGGTGGTAAATCAAGAGCTATTCAAACTATTATTCAATATTTACCCGAAAAGTTTTCCGAATATCGAGAACCTTTTATTGGCGGCGGTTCTGTCTTTATTTATCTTAAACAAAAATACCCAGATTTAAAATATTGGATTAATGATTTAAACCCAGAATTATTTATATTTTGGAAAATTGCCCAATCGGATTTAAAAACTTTAATAGAAAAAATTCGCCAAGTAAAAGCAATTTCTACAGAAGGAAAAAAATTATTTGTAGAATTAACCACCATCAATCCAGAAACCTTATCAGAATTAGAACGAGCCGCACGTTTTTTTATTTTAAATAGAATAACATTTTCTGGCACAGTAGAATCCGGCGGATATTCTGAACAATCTTTTCATAAACGCTTTACAGATTCTTCTATAGAACGATTAGAAAAATTAGAAACCATCTTAAAAGATGTCAAAATAACGAATTTAGATTATAGTGACTTATTACTCACTCCGGGAAAAAATGTATTTTCTTTTTTAGATCCACCCTATTTTTATGCCACACCATCTAGACTTTATGGAAAAGATGGAAATTTACATACTTCTTTTGATCATAGCCGCTTTGCTCATACTGTTAAACAATGTCAGCATCAATGGCTAATCACTTATGATAATTCGCCGGAAATTACCAAGAATTTTGCTGACTTTAATTTATTTGAGTGGGAGTTGCAATATGGGATGAATAATTACAAGCAGGAGAAAGCGGCTAAAGGCAAAGAGTTAATGATTAGCAATTATTTAGTTAAACCTAATCAAACACTAAAATCAGTTGAACAATTAAATCTTAATTTATTTTACTAA